A section of the Humulus lupulus chromosome 2, drHumLupu1.1, whole genome shotgun sequence genome encodes:
- the LOC133819087 gene encoding purple acid phosphatase 18, protein MDPKPKPVFFFVVPCFISVLILVTVEADYVRPPPRKDLHFPWNLKPSSHPQQVHISLAGDNHMRITWITDDKSSPSLVEYGTSPGRYTSVAQGESTSYDYMFYSSGKIHHTVIGPLEHGTVYFYRCGGDGEEFQLKTPPAQFPITFAVAGDLGQTGWTKSTLNHIDQCKYDVHLLPGDLSYANYVQRKWDTFGELVQPLASARPWMVTEGNHEKEYIPFIKDGFESYNARWKMPYEESGSNSNLYYSFEVSGIHLIMLGSYTDYDEYSDQYRWLKADLSKVDRTKTPWLVVLFHVPWYNSNKAHQGEGDQMMAAMEPLLYAASVDLVFAGHVHAYERSKRVNNRRSDRCGAVHITIGDGGNGEGLAHTYKNPQPEWSEFREASFGHGELKMVNSTHAFWSWHRNDDDEPVRSDEIWITSLVSSGCVAEKGYELRKMLLAP, encoded by the exons ATGGATCCAAAACCAAAACCCGTCTTCTTCTTCGTTGTACCTTGCTTCATCTCTGTGCTGATTCTCGTCACTGTCGAAGCCGACTACGTTCGACCCCCACCTCGTAAAGATCTTCACTTTCCATGGAACCTAAAGCCATCTTCTCATCCTCAGCAG GTGCACATATCTTTAGCTGGAGACAACCACATGCGAATTACATGGATCACTGATGATAAATCTTCTCCTTCTCTGGTTGAGTATGGAACATCCCCTGGCAGATACACATCTGTGGCTCAAGGGGAAAGCACCTCTTAtgattatatgttttatagttcaGGAAAGATACACCACACTGTTATTGGGCCTTTGGAACATGGCACTGTTTATTTTTACCGGTGCGGAGGAGATGGTGAGGAGTTTCAGCTCAAGACCCCTCCAGCTCAGTTTCCAATTACTTTTGCCGTGGCTGGGGATCTGGGTCAAACTGGCTGGACTAAATCAACCTTAAACCACATTGACCAGTGCAAGTATGATGTGCATTTGCTTCCTGGAGATCTTTCATATGCTAATTATGTACAGAGAAAGTGGGACACTTTTGGTGAGCTTGTGCAGCCTCTTGCAAGTGCAAGACCTTGGATGGTAACAGAAGGGAACCATGAAAAGGAGTATATTCCATTTATAAAAGATGGATTTGAATCTTATAATGCTCGGTGGAAGATGCCGTACGAGGAGAGTGGATCAAATTCCAATCTTTATTACTCTTTTGAAGTTTCAGGAATTCATCTTATTATGCTTGGTTCATACACTGACTATGATGAATATTCTGATCAATACAGGTGGTTGAAG GCTGATCTTTCCAAGGTGGACCGAACAAAGACACCGTGGCTCGTTGTACTATTCCATGTGCCGTGGTACAATAGTAACAAGGCTCATCAAGGCGAAGGAGATCAAATGATGGCAGCAATGGAACCATTGCTTTATGCTGCTAGTGTTGACTTAGTGTTTGCTGGCCATGTTCATGCTTATGAACGCTCG AAACGTGTGAATAATAGAAGATCAGATCGTTGTGGTGCTGTTCACATAACCATTGGTGATGGAGGAAATGGGGAAGGCTTAGCTCACAC GTACAAAAACCCACAACCTGAGTGGTCTGAATTCCGGGAAGCAAGTTTCGGCCACGGCGAGCTGAAGATGGTAAATTCAACTCATGCCTTTTGGAGCTGGCACAGGAACGACGATGATGAGCCTGTAAGATCTGATGAAATCTGGATAACCTCGTTGGTAAGTTCAGGATGTGTTGCTGAAAAAGGATATGAACTGAGGAAGATGCTTTTGGCACCATAG
- the LOC133819088 gene encoding CRS2-associated factor 2, mitochondrial isoform X2, whose translation MLKLLPWRRHSSPPKYQAIFGFSRFITQDAYDPPFSPLFKPNKTQPWNNDPKPKKAPIQRPLMSDLPFDFSYSYSESNPSIEPIGFRESPKFSPFGPGRLDRKWTGTAAPARKVPDLDKVAKERSRVLGDPLTEDEISQLVERYRHNDCSRQINLGKGGVTHNMLLDIHNHWKRAEAVRIKCLGVPTLDMDNGKSGGKIIYRHLNVLLLYRGRNYDPKNRPVIPLMLWKPYAPIYPKLVQNIAEGITFEETKELRNRGLNSHPLMILTRNGVYVNVVDRVREAFETEEVVRLDCTHVGTSDCKKIGVKLRDLVPCVPILFKDEQIILWRGKEIVTRLQRVEVSCPSIVTSSLWL comes from the exons ATGTTGAAGCTCCTCCCATGGCGGCGTCACTCTTCACCTCCCAAATACCAAGCCATTTTTGGGTTCTCTCGTTTCATAACCCAAGACGCGTATGACCCACCATTTTCTCCTCTCTTTAAACCCAACAAAACCCAACCTTGGAACAATGACCCAAAACCCAAGAAAGCCCCGATTCAACGACCTCTCATGTCGGATCTTCCCTTCGATTTCAGTTACTCGTACTCGGAGTCTAATCCCTCCATCGAACCAATCGGATTCCGGGAATCCCCCAAATTCTCTCCTTTCGGCCCGGGCCGGCTAGACCGTAAATGGACTGGAACTGCTGCCCCGGCCAGGAAGGTCCCTGACCTGGATAAGGTGGCGAAGGAGCGGAGCCGCGTTCTCGGAGACCCACTTACGGAGGACGAAATTTCACAACTGGTCGAACGGTACCGCCATAACGATTGTTCCCGGCAAATCAATTTGG GGAAGGGGGGAGTGACTCACAACATGTTGCTTGATATCCATAACCATTGGAAGAGAGCTGAAGCTGTGAGGATCAAGTGTTTAGGCGTGCCAACTCTTGATATGGACAAT GGAAAATCTGGTGGGAAGATTATTTACAGACACCTTAACGTCCTCCTCCTCTATCGGGGTCGAAATTATGATCCTAAGAATCGACCAGTTATTCCTCTAATGTTGTGGAAGCCATATGCACCCATTTATCCTAAGCTTGTGCAAAATATTGCTGAAGGCATAACATTTGAGGAAACAAAGGAATTAAGAAACAGAGGTCTCAACTCTCACCCTCTAATGATACTAA CTAGGAATGGTGTCTATGTCAATGTTGTGGACAGAGTGAGAGAGGCCTTTGAGACTGAAGAGGTAGTTAGACTTGACTGCACCCATGTTGGTACCAGTGACTGCAAGAAGATAGGTGTGAAACTAAGG GATCTTGTGCCCTGCGTGCCCATATTGTTCAAGGATGAGCAGATCATACTCTGGAGGGGGAAAGAGATAGTAACAAGACTTCAGAGAGTTGAAGTTTCATGTCCATCGATAGTAACCAGTAGTTTGTGGCTCTAG
- the LOC133819088 gene encoding CRS2-associated factor 2, mitochondrial isoform X1: MLKLLPWRRHSSPPKYQAIFGFSRFITQDAYDPPFSPLFKPNKTQPWNNDPKPKKAPIQRPLMSDLPFDFSYSYSESNPSIEPIGFRESPKFSPFGPGRLDRKWTGTAAPARKVPDLDKVAKERSRVLGDPLTEDEISQLVERYRHNDCSRQINLGKGGVTHNMLLDIHNHWKRAEAVRIKCLGVPTLDMDNVCFHLEGKSGGKIIYRHLNVLLLYRGRNYDPKNRPVIPLMLWKPYAPIYPKLVQNIAEGITFEETKELRNRGLNSHPLMILTRNGVYVNVVDRVREAFETEEVVRLDCTHVGTSDCKKIGVKLRDLVPCVPILFKDEQIILWRGKEIVTRLQRVEVSCPSIVTSSLWL, encoded by the exons ATGTTGAAGCTCCTCCCATGGCGGCGTCACTCTTCACCTCCCAAATACCAAGCCATTTTTGGGTTCTCTCGTTTCATAACCCAAGACGCGTATGACCCACCATTTTCTCCTCTCTTTAAACCCAACAAAACCCAACCTTGGAACAATGACCCAAAACCCAAGAAAGCCCCGATTCAACGACCTCTCATGTCGGATCTTCCCTTCGATTTCAGTTACTCGTACTCGGAGTCTAATCCCTCCATCGAACCAATCGGATTCCGGGAATCCCCCAAATTCTCTCCTTTCGGCCCGGGCCGGCTAGACCGTAAATGGACTGGAACTGCTGCCCCGGCCAGGAAGGTCCCTGACCTGGATAAGGTGGCGAAGGAGCGGAGCCGCGTTCTCGGAGACCCACTTACGGAGGACGAAATTTCACAACTGGTCGAACGGTACCGCCATAACGATTGTTCCCGGCAAATCAATTTGG GGAAGGGGGGAGTGACTCACAACATGTTGCTTGATATCCATAACCATTGGAAGAGAGCTGAAGCTGTGAGGATCAAGTGTTTAGGCGTGCCAACTCTTGATATGGACAATGTGTGCTTTCATCTCGAG GGAAAATCTGGTGGGAAGATTATTTACAGACACCTTAACGTCCTCCTCCTCTATCGGGGTCGAAATTATGATCCTAAGAATCGACCAGTTATTCCTCTAATGTTGTGGAAGCCATATGCACCCATTTATCCTAAGCTTGTGCAAAATATTGCTGAAGGCATAACATTTGAGGAAACAAAGGAATTAAGAAACAGAGGTCTCAACTCTCACCCTCTAATGATACTAA CTAGGAATGGTGTCTATGTCAATGTTGTGGACAGAGTGAGAGAGGCCTTTGAGACTGAAGAGGTAGTTAGACTTGACTGCACCCATGTTGGTACCAGTGACTGCAAGAAGATAGGTGTGAAACTAAGG GATCTTGTGCCCTGCGTGCCCATATTGTTCAAGGATGAGCAGATCATACTCTGGAGGGGGAAAGAGATAGTAACAAGACTTCAGAGAGTTGAAGTTTCATGTCCATCGATAGTAACCAGTAGTTTGTGGCTCTAG